The nucleotide sequence AACTGGGAAGCAAGAGAAAACTTCTGTACGCCCTGTTGTGGCAGACAGGATTCGCCTATGTATCAGCACTCTTGGTTCGTTACATGGTGCTGCTTCTGATATAAAGGAATGCCTATGACTACGATTATCGCTAATGTGGTTGTTGCAGCTTTGATCATCTCCCTGGTTGCATACGCTATTGCAGCCCTTACAAAACAGAGCAAGGAGGAGAGTTGTGCCTCTTGCTCACCAAAAAAAGGAAGTGCTTGCAAGGGGTGTCAGTTTGCTGACCACTGCAATAAAACTATTCATTAATTGAATATTTATGCAGTAAGTCTGGATATTTCCCCTCTTTTTCGTTACACTCTCCACTAACACCCAGAACGGGTAGTATTGTTTGAGGAGAGATAGAAATGAAACGAAGCATTGTTGTACTGTTGTCACTATTATTGGTTTCGGTCAGCCTTTTCGCTGCAGGGACCAAGGAACAAGCACCCGGTGTTGATAATTCCCTTCAGAAAATCATGGACAAGGGAGTACTTGTCATGGGTCTCGATGACAACTTCCCTCCTATGGGTTTCCGTAATGAGAAAGGGGAACTGGTGGGTTTTGATGTAGATTTGGCCAAGGAAGCTATGAAGCGCCTCGGTGTTGAGCTCAAGCTCCAGGCAATCGATTGGAATGCCAAGGAACAGGAACTGAATACCGGAAACATTGACTGTATCTGGAATGGTTTCACCATCACTCCTGAACGTCAGGAAGCCATGACATTTACCCCTCCCTATATCCACAATGCCCAGGTTGTTGTAGTGCGGGATGACAGCCCTTACACCACACTGGCCTCCCTCAGTGGAAAAACCGTGGGATACCAGGCTGGGTCATCAGCTTCAAATGCAATCGACGATACTCCCGAGTTCAAGCAGTCCGTAAAGAGCTTTGTTGAGTTCAAGGAAAACCTTACCGGTTTGATGGATCTTGAGATTGGTGGTATCGATGCATTGGTGGTTGATGTCACTGTTGCAGAAGACAACATCAAGCGCAGTGGAAAACCCTTCAGAATCCTCGAGGAGGAACTTGCTCCCGAAGACTATGGTATTGGATTCCGCAAGGGTGAGCAGAAGCTTGCAGACGCAGTATGGCAGCAACTTCAGGCAATGGCCGCCGATGGTACGCTTGCAAAAATCTCCACCGATTGGTTCGGTAGTGATATTACTGTTGTAGCAAAATAACGAAACCGTTATGATTACGGGGAGCTTGGCTCCCCGTTTTCTTTTTTCAACACCTTATCTCTAGGAGACACCGATGGGAAACCTCTTAATGCAGATGCTGGTTGCCACGATGACCAGTTTGAAGATATTCGGCCTTACCCTGCTATTCTCCCTCCCACTGGGTATGTTGGTTGCCAAAGGCAGGATGTCGAAAAACCCAGTCATTTCGAACGTGGTAAATGTGTACATCATGATCATGAGGGGCACTCCCTTGATCCTCCAACTCTTGTTTGTTTACTTTGCCCCCTACTACATCTTCGGATCTTCGTATGACCGTTTCACTGCTGTTATTGTTGGCTATACCATCAACTATGCAGCGTATTTTGCCGAGATCTACCGTGGGGGAATCCAATCGATCCCTATCGGGCAGTATGAGGCTTCCTTGGTTCTTGGCTTCTCGAAGGCTCACACGTTCACCCATGTGATTGCCCCTCAGGTAGTCAAACGAATTATCCCTGCAATGGGAAACGAGGTAATCACCCTGGTAAAAGATACTGCGCTTGCTCAGACTATCGGGGTTGCAGAACTGTTCAGGGTTGCCCAGAACGCCTCAGCTAGGGAGTTCTCGACCATGCCCATCTTCATTGCCGGAGTGTTTTACTTCTTGATGAATGCGGTAGTCTCCCGTTCATTCGACCTACTTGAGAGAAAGCTCAACTACTACCGCTAGGAGAGGAAGATGGAAATCATAACCGTAGAAAACCTACAGAAATCATTCGATGGACTTGGGGTACTCAAGGGAATCTCATTCACCTTGCATGAAGGAGAAGTCCTCTCCATCATTGGACCTTCTGGTAGCGGAAAGAGCACCCTGCTTCGCTGTCTCACTCAGCTTGAGCCAGTCGATGGTGGCACGATCAATGTATGCGGACAGACCATGGTCTCATCAACCAAGGAAGGTGCTGTCTCCTACTCAGACAAGCAAACACTCCGCTCAGTACGTCTTAATCTTGGCCTTGTGTTCCAAAACTTCAACCTCTTCCCCCATATGAGTGTGATGAGAAACATTACAGAGCCCCAGATGCATGTGCTCAAGCGCAGCAAGAAGGAAGCAGAAGAGGTAGGGAGAGAGCTCTTGAGGAAAATGGGATTGGAAGAGAAGGAGAAGGCATACCCCAACCAACTCTCCGGCGGACAGCAACAGCGGGTATCCATCGCTCGTGCGTTGGCACTCAACCCCACTGTTTTATGTTTTGATGAACCCACCAGTGCACTCGACCCTGAACTGACTGGGGAAATTCTCCGTGTTATCAAAGATCTGGCAAAGGAAAAGATGACCATGATTGTGGTAACCCATGAGATGGCCTTTGCAAGGGACATTTCCGACCGTATCATCTTCATGGACGACGGCCTCATTGTAGAGGAAGGTAACCCGGAAGAGTTGTTCAATAATCCGAAAAACCCCAGGACTCAGAAGTTCCTCAACCGCTACGAGTAAAGTAGGAGGGAACCACTGGTACTGTCGTGATACTTCCCATCATGGTAAGCCACTACACCATTGACCATCACCAGGGAAATACCGTCCCCGGTAATCTCGGGATGTTTGATATCACTATGTTCAGCCAGGTGCTGCCAATCGAGAAGCACCAAATCTGCTTTATAGCCAGTTTTAATGAATCCCCTGTCCTTTAATCCCAATCGTTTTGCTGGATTTCCGGTCATTCTTGCAATAAGGGAGTGGAGAGGAAGCACTGCTTCTTGTTTTCCATATCTATCAAGCAGGTGGAGTGTACTCTGATAGGATCGTGGATGACTCAGCGCTCCGGCATAGAGGGCATCCGTACCAAAACACATGAGAGGATGAGAGAGGATTTTCTTGAGTGAGTCTTCACTTTGGGTAACATCCATCATCAGTGCTGTTCCCTTTGCTTCCTGGAGAATATCAAAGAAAACTTCGTACGGGTCACTACCCTGCTCCCTAGCTATCTCACTCAGGCTCATCATCTCATACTGCCTATTACCTTCCAGACTAAGGATACTCACCTGATCCCATCCACAAAGTTCAGCGATGGAGTCCCATCCCTCTGGATGGTCTATCTCACTCCGTATTTTCATCCGGACTGAAGCATCCTTTAGGAGGGACTGTACCTCCTCGCGGGGCAAGCGTAGATAGGAAGGAGGAAGGAGACTGAACAGGCTGGTTGAACCAAAGTGATAGGGATACTGGTCAAACTGAACATCCAGACCTCTCTCCCTGGCATGGTCGATCAAGGAAAGCACCTCATCCACGAGGTGCTGGTTCTTTCTCCCAATCACCTTGAGGTGGCTGATCTCCAGTCTCACTCCTGTACGTTCAGCGAGAGAAAGAACTTCCTTGAGGGAATCAAGAATATCACTTCCTTCGCAACGCATATGTACTGCAAAAAGTCTGTCGTACTCAGCAACTACCTTTAGGAGAGCAAGCAACTCCTTCTCTTCAGCGAATATACAAGGCGCATAGTACAAGCCTGTGGACATACCCAGACAGCCTGCTTCCAGGCTCTCCCTGAGAAAGGTGGACATCTTGGAAATCTCAGAAGCTGTTGCGCTCCTGTTAACATTTCCTTTCATACTCGCCCTTCTAAGGGTACTGTGGGCCTGCAGAAATGCCGTATTGGTTCCACTTCTCCAATGCTGCGTATAGGCTGAGAAGGATTTCCACCCAGCCTCTGGATATGCTCCCAGGACATCCCCACAGAGTTCTCTTAAAAAGGTACTTCCCCTCTGACAGGGGAATACCCCGATACCGCAGTTGCCGGCGACCTCAGTGGTAATCCCTTGTCCAATCTTGGGTTGCATAGGAGGATTCCTCAGTACTTCAAGGTCACTATGTCCATGCATATCGATGAATCCGGGGCAGAGGATCTTGTCAGTGCAGTCAATTACCGTATACCCCTCCCTTACCTGGGATAGAGGGGGAAGGATTGCCTGAATCATATCTGATTCAACAAGAAGATCGCCCCAAAAAGGGGCGGAATCGGATCCATCAATGATTTCAGCATTCCTAAGGTGATAGCGATTCATGCTTCACCCTGCAAACTCTTGCACTCGCGTAATACTACCTGTTCTATCATCCTAAGCACATTCTGGTAGTTACCCCTGCTCCTGGTAAGGATCATCGCAGCCTTGAACTCATCTTCATGTTCCTCTTCCACCAAAGCTGGGGGGAATCCACCATTGAGCAGTTCCTGTGCAAAAGCAAGGGAAGCAAGCAACCCATCATACATACCAAAGGGCTTAATCCTGATCAATTCCCCATAGAGGAAGATTGCCCTAACTACTGGATGGAGCTCAGTCCAATCCCGGTCCCACTGCACAAACAGTGTTTCCATCTGCTGGAGCACAGTTACACTCCTGTTCTGGTCGATAATACTATCTGTGCGATAAGAAACCTCCCCTTCGCTGTCCAATCCTTGCATCAACATCTGGTAGAGCTGTAATAGGCGCTGCTCACTCATCTGTGGTCGACTCTTCCCTTTTACCGGACCAATTCCATACTGATGGAGCATCCTCATCATGATGGTTCTCATGTTCAATGCAAGCACCTGGGTATCGAATTGCAGGGAGGGAACAAAGCAATGGCTGAAGAGTACGGCTAAATCTTGGGGATCCAGCTCCAGATCTTCTGCAGCAAAGGAGGCGAGCACGAAGCGCGTCACCAGATGTTTATAGGAGCGCAAGAATTGGTCTCTATCATCTCGTGATTGCAGTGCCAAACGTGCCTGTTCAAGTTTGGAAAAGTCCATCATACCAATGCGCAGATCGAGGTTCTTCATATGCCTCAGCTGTCTTCCATCCCCTGGCTTGGGGGCATCGCTGGGAATATTCCAGGCCCAGGAGGAACGGAGTACTCCGTCCACCCTTCCCTCTGCACAGAGAATTCTCACCCGTCTCTCACTGATTCCCCACTTCTTCGCGGCTTCCTTGGCACTGATATACATAGGTTCTCCCTTTCTATCCAATCCTTCCTACATAGGTTTATTACCACGAAACTGTGCTCTGTGCAAGGCTTCCTATACTCAGAAGGGCTTGAGCAAAGCAGAGAGAATGGGGATAATTGGTTGGAAAGGGGAACCTTTCCTATCACAACTGGGAGGGTACTCCATGGATCGATATGATGTTGTCATCGTTGGAAGCGGACCGGCAGGAATGGGTGCAGCCTTTACGCTGCGTGAGCGGCGGCCTGATCTGAAGATATTAATACTTGATCGGGAAAAGGTGTCTACTGGCGGTATGCGCAATGACTGCAAGATGAATTTCACCTACCCAATAGGGTTTCCTGTTGAATATTGGACTGAGGAAGCTGCAGAGCATTACTTGAAACAGGTTATCGACTTTCTCAAACCATCATTTCTTGAGAAACAGAACATCGACATCTACCAGAAGCGAGCGGAGCGACTCGGTTGTTCATTGCTGGAAATCAAACAGACACATCTTGGCACTGATGGCGGACTCAAGCTCATCAAGGAATTGCTTGCTCGTCTTGAAACGTTGGGGATCGATCTTGCTCTTGGAGAGGCAATGGAAACGGTGAATGCTGAAAAACAGTTCATCGTTACCGAGAAACGCGAGATTGGTTATAAGCGGTTGCTGATAGCACCGGGTAGAAAAGGATTCCATTTCCTCCAGGACCTGATGCGTTCACTCGATATTCCTTTCATCGACAATATCGTCGACATCGGGGTACGGGTCGAGACCAGAATTGAGCACTATCCCATCGTAAGGGATTATTATGACCCGAAGTTCTATTTCCCTGAGAAAGTGCGTACATTCTGTACCAACAGCGGGAATGCCCATGTGGTTCGTGAGCGGTATGCGACAAACAGAGGTGACCAGTGGTATTCGGTGAATGGACATGCCTTCGCTCCAGACAGCAAGCATGACAATGGATTGGTAAACTTCGCAATCCTGAAAACAGTACGGTTTACCGCTCCACTTGCCAGTGGACAGGCTTTCGCAGAGAATCTTGGACTGCAGGCTGCCCTTATGGGTGGCGGACAACCCCTGATGCAACGAGTTGGTGATTTCCGCCTCGGTTCAAGGAGCAAGGAAGCAAGCTTCAGCGGGGACCTCTATGACTTTGAGCCTACGCTGAAAACCTGTTGTCCTGGGGATATCTCCCTTGCAATTCCCGCGAAAATCCTTCGCGCTATCTGGAAAGCGATGAAAAACCTGGATACCATTGTACCGGGAGTGCTTCACCCTTCCACGATCATGTACTATCCTGAGATTAAACTCTATGCAAACAAACCAGCCTACCTGGATGAACGATTCCGCGTTAAAGAAGATATCTGGTTTGCTGGTGATGGTGCTGGCACAAGCCGCGGAATTACCGGAGCCTGGGCCAGCGGAATTCGGAGTGCGGAGGGAATCCTCGACACTCTATAAGGTATGTGTGAAGCGGTTGTTCAGCCAATTGGAAGCAAGCGCTACCCATTGGCGACACGCTTCATGAGGGGTACCTACCTCCTCAGTGCACATCGAAAGACCATGGTCCCCGTTTTCGAACAGATGGAGTTCGTAGGGGACCTTTGCTTTCTGCAGGCCTACAGCCAACTGTAGGCTGTTCTCCACGGGCACACTCTCATCTGTGACAGTGTGCCATATGAACAGGGGAGAAGCATCCCTGGTTACTTGGTTCTCCAAGCTCAGGAGGGAGCGCAGTGACGCCTCTTTCCCACTGACCCAGTCCAGGCTCTCCTCATGAGCATATTTCCCACCGGTGATCACTGGATAGCAGAGTATTGCAGCATCAGGTTTGTTGTTCTCATCCACAATCTTTTGTTTTGCCGCGAGCATGGGGTGCTTGTGCAAGAGAGCCAAGGATGCTGCTAAATGTCCACCAGCGCTGAAACCCATGATGGCTATCCTTGTTGGATCACACATCCATTCAAATGCATGTTCACGAATCTTGATCAGGGCATCACTGGCTTCAAGCAAGGGATTCAGATCCTTTGCCGCTTCCTGTACTGAATAGTCCAGTATGAAGACATTGTAGCTCATGGAAAGAAAGTGCAACGCAACCGGGTCACGTTCACGTTCAGAACGAAACCGATAACCGCCCCCTGGGCAGATGACAATTGTCGGGCGAATATTCCTGATCCCCCCATCACCGGTGATATCCTGGAGGTATCCTGTAAGAGGGACCTGGTTTGGTCCTACAGCAATCTGTATTAATTTCATAGGTGTATCCTACCACATTCTTCATCATTTTGATCAGGAAAAAGGTACGTTGGGGAATCCAGATGTGGTATCATCATGCCATGCAAACTTCTACACTCTTTGACCTCGATGGCAGGGCTCCCCTAAAACAAGCTCTCCCACTTGCCATACAACATGTGGTTGCCATGATAGTTGGCTGTGTAACCCCAGCCTTGATCCTCAGCCGTGTTGCAAACCTCAATCCACAAGATTCCATCATTCTGGTCCAGGGAGCCTTGGTCATAGCAAGCTTGGCTACATTCCTTCAGCTCTTTCCCATCCCAGGAGTCCTTGGCTCGGGACTCCCTGTCATCCTGGGAGTAAGTTTTGCATATCTTCCGAGTATGCAAGCCATCGCATTGGGATATGATCTTGCGACTATCTTCGGCTCACAACTGGTAGGGGGGTTGGTAGCCATCCTTGTGGGAATATTTGTTAAGCAACTCAGAAAATTCTTTCCTCCCCTAATTACAGGAACCGTGGTATTCACCATCGGGCTTTCCCTCTATCCTACCGCCATCAACTACATGGCTGGAGGAATCGGAAGCCCTTCGTATGGCTCGCCACTGAACTGGACACTCGCCTTTCTCACCCTTGCAGTGGTAACCGTGCTCAATCATCTGGGGAGAGGAATCTTCAAGCTTGCGTCCATCCTTATCGGTATCATTGCGGGTTATGGACTCTCTCTTGTTTTTGGCATCGTGGACTTCTCCGCTATCAATGAAGCAAGATACTTCCAGGCACCAGAGCTTATGCATTTCGGTATCAAGTTCGATGTTGCTGCCAGTTTTTCCATGGGTATATTGTTTGCCATCAATGCCATCCAAGCCATCGGAGATTTCACAGCAACCACGGTTGGCGCGATGGACAGGGAACCCACGACAAAGGAATTGAGAGCAGGAATCACCGGCTATGGCCTTACCAATATCCTGGGATCCTTCATGGGAGGCCTTCCCACGGCAACCTACAGCCAAAATGTTGGTATAGTAACCACCACCCGTGTCATCAACCGTTTCACCCTTGGGCTTTCTGCCTTCATACTCTTACTTGCAGGACTGATCCCAAAGTTCAGTGCCGTCTTGACGACAATTCCCCAAAGTGTACTGGGAGGGGCTACAATCAGTGTATTTGCCTCAATTGCCATGACCGGTATGAAACTGGTAGTATCTGAGGAGATGAACTACCGAAATACGTCAATCGTAGGGCTCTCTGCAGCGCTGGGTATCGGAATAGCGGAATCATCGGCTGCCCTGGCAACCTTCCCCGTTTGGTTCCAGAGTGTGTTCGGACAGTCACCGGTGGTTATCGCAACAGTTGTTGCTGTTGCATTGAATATTATGTTACCGAAGAGGGATTAGATGGAACGAGTCATACTGGATGTTGATACTGGTCTTGATGATGCGGTTGCGCTGTTTCTCGCAGCAGGGTTGGATACACTTCATATAGAGGCGCTCATAGCCACGAACGGAAACGTAGGGTTGGAAAAAACCCTTGAAAACACACTGAATATTGCTGAAACTGCTGGATTGGAGTGCCCTGTCTATAAAGGAGCCGAAAAACCTCTGGTACGTGAACCAGTAGCTGCAGGGGATTTTCACGGGGAGTCGGGCCTTGATGGCCCTGTTTTCTCACCTCGACAGAGACTAGCAGTACAGGAAGAGAACGGTATCGATGTCATGATCAGGCTCTTGCATACACATCCAGGAGAGATAACCATCATCAGCGTTGGGCCGCTGACCGACCTTGCATTGGCTATGCAGAGAGATGAAGAGGTAGCACAACTTGCCAAGCAGATCATCATCATGGGAGGATCTTTCAGCAATGGAAATGTTACGGCATTTGCTGAATTCAACACCTATGCAGATCCTGAGGCAGCACAGGTTGTCTTCTCCAGTGGTGCCAAGTTGGTGCTCTTCCCCCTCGACTGTACCAGACAGGTTACCTTGAGCCCTTCACGCCTGGAAGGTTACCATGCGATCAAGACGAATTCGGCACAGGTATTTGCTGCTTGCATGGACACCTATCAGGCCAACTATACCCGCCAGAGGCAGGGTTGGCCACAAATGCACGACCCTTTATGTGTAGCCTATCTAGCCGACCCTCAAAAAGTACAGACCGAGTACAAGCGAGTCTGGGTTGATTGCCAGAGGGGACCTTCCTATGGAAGAACCATCAAGGAAGAGACAAGAAACAACGATGGAGTGCATATTGCCACCTCCATCGATATTCCTTGGTTCTGGTCGCTGGTTGATGAAGCTTTTGCTGTTCTCCCTTAGTGAAAGACGACCAGGTCTTCCAAGCGCTCGCGAATCTTTGGCCGTTCTGCTTCAGATGGATAGCCGAAGGTTGCGAGCAAGGAAGCTTGCCACTGATGCCCATCGAGTGACAGTACATCAAGCACCTGTTGTTCATGAAAACCTTCAATGGCACAGCTTTGGATACCCATCGCTGCCGCCCCTGTCATCATATTGGCTATCGCTAGATATCCCTGGCTCTTCAGCCAACAGTCCAAACGTCCTTCCTGTTTGAGATAATCATAGTAGGGACGATAATCGTCAATGAACACATCCAGGGAATCGGGAAATCGCTTTCCACGGCTATGCACCAGATCTCCATCAGGATTGGCAAATGCAGCTTTCCTCACCATTACAGCAATGCTGAAGGCACTCGTTGCCACTGACTCCTGGTCAAAGCATGCATGAAAGAGTGCTGATTTTTTCTCTGCACTCCTCACTACATGAAAGGACCACAGTTCAAGACCAAAGGACGTGGGAGTCAATCTGCCATATTCCAGGATCTGCTTCAGTTGAGCATCACTTACATTTCTCTGTTCATCATAGCGTTTACAAGCAAAACGATGTTGCATGGCATCGATAAAATCCATCAGCGCACCTCACTCGCAACCTGTAAGGCGACCTCAATCATGGGGTATAAGCCTACTGCGCGCATCTCATCACCAAAACCCTGACCGGTTACGCAACTGTCTGTCATGGTAAGCAGACTCAATGCATGTTTCCCTGTCCATGCAGCGGTACTGTACAAAGCATAGGTTTCCATATCCTGTGCCAAAGCACCCATCCTTGCCCAAGCCTGCCAACTATCCTCTCCCAGTGCATTGTAGGAAGAAAAGAGGTCACTGGAAAACACCATACCGGCATGCATGGGTATCTCAAGCTTCTTGGCTACCGCAAGTGCCCTTAACAATAAATTGGAATCGCAAACAGGGCTGAGACTTCCCTTCAAGTTATATTGATGAGCCCAGTTACTATCAGTACTTGCAGTCATTGCAACAATCAGATCACCCACAGCGATGGATGGTTGCAAGCCTCCACAGGTCCCGATACGGATGATGGCATCGACGCCATACTCGGTGAACAGTTCATAGCTGTATATACCAACTGAAGGGCCACCCATCCCCGTAGAGAGTACTGAGACCGGCATATGGTTGTAGACGCCTGTATATCCAAGAACATTTCTCACATCGGTGACCAGACGAGCATCTTCAAGGAAGTGTTCAGCCACCAGTTTTGCTCGTAAAGGGTCCCCAGGAGCAAGCACCACAGGTGCAATATCTGCCTTGGAAGCTCTATTGTGAGGAGTCATCAGCTTGCCCCCTTCTCATATGGCTTACCTGCAGCTCGTGGCGCATAGTTCTTGCCACTGGAAAGCACCAATGCCACGAGCGTCACGACATAAGGGAGAATATTGAAGACTTCCGAAGGAAGAGCCTTCAAAGCCGGTATGTTGTTCGCGATGATGGCAAAAGCCTGTGCTGTTCCAAAGAGGAAAGCTGCACCGGTTACCCCCAAGGGGCTCCAACGACCGAAAGAAACAGCAGCAAGTGCGATAAACCCACGACCATTGATGGTATTGCTCGTATACTGGATGGTCTGGGTGAGCACTACACAACCACCTGCAAGTCCTGCAAGGACACCACTGGAAACAACTGCAAAATAGCGCATCTTTTTCACGTTGATACCGACACTTTCAGCAGCTCCAGGATGTTCGCCACATGCTCTGAGGTGCATACCGAAGGGAAGCTTATAGAGCATGATCCATGAGAGGACTACAACTGCGACGGCAATGTAGGCAGTCGGGTAGATGCCAAGTGCATCGGTCTGCATGCCCATCATGAACTCCTTGGTTCTGTCAGCATTGAAGAGAATCTGGCTGGCAAAAATTGTTACACCAGTGGAGAGCAGGTTGATACCGGTACCACTGATGGTCTGGTCAGCATTAAGATTAATTGCTGCCACAGCATGGATAAGGGAGAACAGCCCCCCAACTACAAACCCCATGGCCAAGGCCAGGAAGAGGGAAAGTGTTTGAGGAACCCCGGCCATCTCCATCAGGACATGTGCAGCTGCCGCTGTACATGCACCGATCGCCATAAGGCCTTCCAAGGCTATGTTTACAACCCCAGATTTCTCACAGATCATCCCACCGATGGCGGTGATGAGAATGGGGGCCACAATCATCAATACAGAAGGTAGCATTCCAAGTATCATACTCATTTGACTCCTACCTCCTTCTGCAGTTTTTTCTTATCGAGGTGCTGTTGGTAGAGGATCAAGGCTGAACGGAGAGCAATAAAGATTACGATCATTCCCTGGATGATGAAGGTAATTTCCTTGGGAATCTGCTTCCCTTGCATCAGAGCTTGTGCATTCTTGAGCATACCGAATAAAAGTCCCGCAAGAGTGGTACCAAGAGCAGTGCTGTTTCCTACCAAGGCAACGGCAATACCGTCAAAACCATAGTTATCCATCCCAGAGAGGACTCTGCCATACTTGAAGGAGCCCAATGCAACAATACCTCCTGCAAGGCCTGCGAAAGCCCCGGCGATGGCCATAGAAAGTGCAATGGATTTTACCACCGGTATACCACTGGCCCGTGCTGCTTCCTTATTGAATCCAGTAGCCCGCATACCAAACCCAAGACTGGTTTTCTCCATGATGAACCAAAACACAATCACTGCGATGATCATTAAAAAGATACCATTATTCAACAGCGAGTAGTTAGTGATCTTGGTAAAGAAATCATTGGTGATCAAGGCAGTCTCAGGAAAGTCAGCTGTCTTGTAAGTGGTAGCACCAGGCATTTGGAGTGAGATGATGCGGCTAAGATACAAGGCAATGTAGTTGAGCATGATGGTTGAGACAACTTCACTTACTTCATACTTTGCTTTCAGCA is from uncultured Sphaerochaeta sp. and encodes:
- a CDS encoding FeoB-associated Cys-rich membrane protein — encoded protein: MTTIIANVVVAALIISLVAYAIAALTKQSKEESCASCSPKKGSACKGCQFADHCNKTIH
- a CDS encoding amino acid ABC transporter substrate-binding protein: MKRSIVVLLSLLLVSVSLFAAGTKEQAPGVDNSLQKIMDKGVLVMGLDDNFPPMGFRNEKGELVGFDVDLAKEAMKRLGVELKLQAIDWNAKEQELNTGNIDCIWNGFTITPERQEAMTFTPPYIHNAQVVVVRDDSPYTTLASLSGKTVGYQAGSSASNAIDDTPEFKQSVKSFVEFKENLTGLMDLEIGGIDALVVDVTVAEDNIKRSGKPFRILEEELAPEDYGIGFRKGEQKLADAVWQQLQAMAADGTLAKISTDWFGSDITVVAK
- a CDS encoding amino acid ABC transporter permease, producing MGNLLMQMLVATMTSLKIFGLTLLFSLPLGMLVAKGRMSKNPVISNVVNVYIMIMRGTPLILQLLFVYFAPYYIFGSSYDRFTAVIVGYTINYAAYFAEIYRGGIQSIPIGQYEASLVLGFSKAHTFTHVIAPQVVKRIIPAMGNEVITLVKDTALAQTIGVAELFRVAQNASAREFSTMPIFIAGVFYFLMNAVVSRSFDLLERKLNYYR
- a CDS encoding amino acid ABC transporter ATP-binding protein yields the protein MEIITVENLQKSFDGLGVLKGISFTLHEGEVLSIIGPSGSGKSTLLRCLTQLEPVDGGTINVCGQTMVSSTKEGAVSYSDKQTLRSVRLNLGLVFQNFNLFPHMSVMRNITEPQMHVLKRSKKEAEEVGRELLRKMGLEEKEKAYPNQLSGGQQQRVSIARALALNPTVLCFDEPTSALDPELTGEILRVIKDLAKEKMTMIVVTHEMAFARDISDRIIFMDDGLIVEEGNPEELFNNPKNPRTQKFLNRYE
- a CDS encoding D-aminoacylase, which codes for MNRYHLRNAEIIDGSDSAPFWGDLLVESDMIQAILPPLSQVREGYTVIDCTDKILCPGFIDMHGHSDLEVLRNPPMQPKIGQGITTEVAGNCGIGVFPCQRGSTFLRELCGDVLGAYPEAGWKSFSAYTQHWRSGTNTAFLQAHSTLRRASMKGNVNRSATASEISKMSTFLRESLEAGCLGMSTGLYYAPCIFAEEKELLALLKVVAEYDRLFAVHMRCEGSDILDSLKEVLSLAERTGVRLEISHLKVIGRKNQHLVDEVLSLIDHARERGLDVQFDQYPYHFGSTSLFSLLPPSYLRLPREEVQSLLKDASVRMKIRSEIDHPEGWDSIAELCGWDQVSILSLEGNRQYEMMSLSEIAREQGSDPYEVFFDILQEAKGTALMMDVTQSEDSLKKILSHPLMCFGTDALYAGALSHPRSYQSTLHLLDRYGKQEAVLPLHSLIARMTGNPAKRLGLKDRGFIKTGYKADLVLLDWQHLAEHSDIKHPEITGDGISLVMVNGVVAYHDGKYHDSTSGSLLLYS
- a CDS encoding FAD-dependent oxidoreductase; this encodes MDRYDVVIVGSGPAGMGAAFTLRERRPDLKILILDREKVSTGGMRNDCKMNFTYPIGFPVEYWTEEAAEHYLKQVIDFLKPSFLEKQNIDIYQKRAERLGCSLLEIKQTHLGTDGGLKLIKELLARLETLGIDLALGEAMETVNAEKQFIVTEKREIGYKRLLIAPGRKGFHFLQDLMRSLDIPFIDNIVDIGVRVETRIEHYPIVRDYYDPKFYFPEKVRTFCTNSGNAHVVRERYATNRGDQWYSVNGHAFAPDSKHDNGLVNFAILKTVRFTAPLASGQAFAENLGLQAALMGGGQPLMQRVGDFRLGSRSKEASFSGDLYDFEPTLKTCCPGDISLAIPAKILRAIWKAMKNLDTIVPGVLHPSTIMYYPEIKLYANKPAYLDERFRVKEDIWFAGDGAGTSRGITGAWASGIRSAEGILDTL
- a CDS encoding alpha/beta hydrolase gives rise to the protein MKLIQIAVGPNQVPLTGYLQDITGDGGIRNIRPTIVICPGGGYRFRSERERDPVALHFLSMSYNVFILDYSVQEAAKDLNPLLEASDALIKIREHAFEWMCDPTRIAIMGFSAGGHLAASLALLHKHPMLAAKQKIVDENNKPDAAILCYPVITGGKYAHEESLDWVSGKEASLRSLLSLENQVTRDASPLFIWHTVTDESVPVENSLQLAVGLQKAKVPYELHLFENGDHGLSMCTEEVGTPHEACRQWVALASNWLNNRFTHTL
- a CDS encoding solute carrier family 23 protein — encoded protein: MQTSTLFDLDGRAPLKQALPLAIQHVVAMIVGCVTPALILSRVANLNPQDSIILVQGALVIASLATFLQLFPIPGVLGSGLPVILGVSFAYLPSMQAIALGYDLATIFGSQLVGGLVAILVGIFVKQLRKFFPPLITGTVVFTIGLSLYPTAINYMAGGIGSPSYGSPLNWTLAFLTLAVVTVLNHLGRGIFKLASILIGIIAGYGLSLVFGIVDFSAINEARYFQAPELMHFGIKFDVAASFSMGILFAINAIQAIGDFTATTVGAMDREPTTKELRAGITGYGLTNILGSFMGGLPTATYSQNVGIVTTTRVINRFTLGLSAFILLLAGLIPKFSAVLTTIPQSVLGGATISVFASIAMTGMKLVVSEEMNYRNTSIVGLSAALGIGIAESSAALATFPVWFQSVFGQSPVVIATVVAVALNIMLPKRD
- a CDS encoding nucleoside hydrolase translates to MERVILDVDTGLDDAVALFLAAGLDTLHIEALIATNGNVGLEKTLENTLNIAETAGLECPVYKGAEKPLVREPVAAGDFHGESGLDGPVFSPRQRLAVQEENGIDVMIRLLHTHPGEITIISVGPLTDLALAMQRDEEVAQLAKQIIIMGGSFSNGNVTAFAEFNTYADPEAAQVVFSSGAKLVLFPLDCTRQVTLSPSRLEGYHAIKTNSAQVFAACMDTYQANYTRQRQGWPQMHDPLCVAYLADPQKVQTEYKRVWVDCQRGPSYGRTIKEETRNNDGVHIATSIDIPWFWSLVDEAFAVLP